The Struthio camelus isolate bStrCam1 chromosome 5, bStrCam1.hap1, whole genome shotgun sequence genome has a segment encoding these proteins:
- the LOC104150422 gene encoding carbohydrate sulfotransferase 9 isoform X2, translated as MNQKVLVFLLPNFLFGIFLFGLSYKRQRNLSGSFPDRIEDWLVTQNVRKNTLASVCLEKHLLKSRSKLDFHIANHLFVEHKHKLIYCEVPKVGCSNWKRTIFLLQGDLNVKAAEIEHDHIHRTSLIKKLTSYPPAEQNEFLNNYTKVMFTRHPLERLVSAYRDKLLHSEPFYSITVANEIRAMFRKNQNSSEKVSFQEFVNFIIKKKPDTLDIHWKPMFLLCDPCNIHYDVLGKYETLGLDSEHVLKIVGAPESLHYPSLKRYSSEKRTTDDITLEYLRQLSSEQIEKIKKLYQMDFLLFNYTMKYEDYFSLES; from the exons ATGAACCAGAAGGTGTTAGTTTTCCTCCTCCCAAACTTTCTGTTTGGGATATTTCTTTTTGGGTTATCTTATAAGAGACAAAGAAACCTATCCG GTTCTTTTCCTGATCGCATTGAAGATTGGCTGGTGACTCAAAATGTTCGCAAAAACACACTGGCTTCTGTCTGCCTGGAGAAACACCTTCTTAAATCAAGAAGCAAATTGGATTTTCATATTGCAAACCATCTCTTTGTGGAGCATAAACATAAACTAATCTACTGTGAGGTTCCCAAGGTAGGCTGCTCCAACTGGAAGAgaactatttttcttctccaaggAGACTTGAACGTGAAAGCTGCTGAAATTGAGCACGACCACATTCACAGAACCTCGCTGATCAAAAAACTGACGTCTTACCCTCCTGCCGAACAAAATGAATTTCTAAACAACTACACGAAAGTGATGTTCACCAGACATCCCTTGGAACGGCTGGTTTCAGCTTACAGAGACAAGCTTCTGCACTCTGAGCCATTCTATAGTATCACTGTTGCAAATGAGATTAGGGCCATGTTCAGAAAGAAtcaaaattcttctgaaaaagtgAGTTTCCAAGAGTTTGTCaactttattataaaaaaaaaaccagacactCTAGATATCCACTGGAAGCCAATGTTTCTGCTCTGTGATCCTTGCAACATTCACTACGATGTCCTGGGCAAGTATGAAACTCTAGGGTTAGATTCTGAGCATGTTCTGAAGATCGTTGGAGCACCAGAGAGCCTGCACTACCCCAGCTTGAAGAGGTATAGCTCAGAGAAACGAACTACTGATGATATCACCTTGGAGTATCTCAGACAATTGAGCTCAGAGCAAATTGAGAAGATCAAAAAATTGTATCAAATGGATTTTTTATTGTTCAATTATACTATGAAATATGAAGATTATTTTTCCCTGGAAAGCTAA
- the LOC104150422 gene encoding carbohydrate sulfotransferase 9 isoform X1, protein MQSVSDAPLGRHLCGCRNTLPSLEVQKGRFPVKRLHHRPSCENNMNQKVLVFLLPNFLFGIFLFGLSYKRQRNLSGSFPDRIEDWLVTQNVRKNTLASVCLEKHLLKSRSKLDFHIANHLFVEHKHKLIYCEVPKVGCSNWKRTIFLLQGDLNVKAAEIEHDHIHRTSLIKKLTSYPPAEQNEFLNNYTKVMFTRHPLERLVSAYRDKLLHSEPFYSITVANEIRAMFRKNQNSSEKVSFQEFVNFIIKKKPDTLDIHWKPMFLLCDPCNIHYDVLGKYETLGLDSEHVLKIVGAPESLHYPSLKRYSSEKRTTDDITLEYLRQLSSEQIEKIKKLYQMDFLLFNYTMKYEDYFSLES, encoded by the exons ATGCAGAGTGTTTCAGATGCTCCTCTGGGAAGGCATCTGTGCGGATGCAGAAACACTTTGCCCAGCCTTGAAGTCCAG AAAGGCAGATTCCCAGTTAAGAGACTACATCATCGTCCTTCCTGTGAAAATAATATGAACCAGAAGGTGTTAGTTTTCCTCCTCCCAAACTTTCTGTTTGGGATATTTCTTTTTGGGTTATCTTATAAGAGACAAAGAAACCTATCCG GTTCTTTTCCTGATCGCATTGAAGATTGGCTGGTGACTCAAAATGTTCGCAAAAACACACTGGCTTCTGTCTGCCTGGAGAAACACCTTCTTAAATCAAGAAGCAAATTGGATTTTCATATTGCAAACCATCTCTTTGTGGAGCATAAACATAAACTAATCTACTGTGAGGTTCCCAAGGTAGGCTGCTCCAACTGGAAGAgaactatttttcttctccaaggAGACTTGAACGTGAAAGCTGCTGAAATTGAGCACGACCACATTCACAGAACCTCGCTGATCAAAAAACTGACGTCTTACCCTCCTGCCGAACAAAATGAATTTCTAAACAACTACACGAAAGTGATGTTCACCAGACATCCCTTGGAACGGCTGGTTTCAGCTTACAGAGACAAGCTTCTGCACTCTGAGCCATTCTATAGTATCACTGTTGCAAATGAGATTAGGGCCATGTTCAGAAAGAAtcaaaattcttctgaaaaagtgAGTTTCCAAGAGTTTGTCaactttattataaaaaaaaaaccagacactCTAGATATCCACTGGAAGCCAATGTTTCTGCTCTGTGATCCTTGCAACATTCACTACGATGTCCTGGGCAAGTATGAAACTCTAGGGTTAGATTCTGAGCATGTTCTGAAGATCGTTGGAGCACCAGAGAGCCTGCACTACCCCAGCTTGAAGAGGTATAGCTCAGAGAAACGAACTACTGATGATATCACCTTGGAGTATCTCAGACAATTGAGCTCAGAGCAAATTGAGAAGATCAAAAAATTGTATCAAATGGATTTTTTATTGTTCAATTATACTATGAAATATGAAGATTATTTTTCCCTGGAAAGCTAA